In Atribacterota bacterium, a genomic segment contains:
- a CDS encoding DivIVA domain-containing protein codes for MRITPMDIEQQQFGRSFRGYNEEEVDNFLDRIAKDYEEVLNENIKNKEEIEKLQARLEEYSRMEETLRSALINAQQSASSIKESVQKESQAIIDSAKIEAEKIKQRAKQEILDINNEIVALKKKKFIILEELKNTLKLHMRMLEEEIPEEAEREIGSSYIQDKSIENLKMKLYPEQDRGIEDIQNKNID; via the coding sequence ATGAGAATTACTCCAATGGACATTGAACAACAACAGTTTGGTAGGTCTTTTAGAGGATATAACGAGGAAGAGGTTGATAATTTTTTAGATAGGATTGCTAAAGACTATGAAGAAGTACTAAATGAGAATATTAAGAATAAGGAAGAAATAGAAAAACTACAAGCCAGGTTAGAAGAATATTCTAGAATGGAGGAGACTTTGAGGAGTGCTTTAATTAATGCCCAGCAGAGTGCCTCCAGTATTAAAGAAAGTGTGCAAAAAGAGTCTCAAGCTATAATAGATAGTGCTAAAATTGAAGCTGAGAAAATCAAACAAAGGGCTAAGCAGGAAATATTAGATATAAACAATGAAATTGTAGCTTTAAAGAAGAAAAAGTTTATTATTTTAGAGGAACTGAAAAACACCTTAAAACTGCATATGCGTATGCTTGAGGAAGAGATTCCGGAAGAGGCAGAGAGGGAAATAGGTTCCAGCTATATTCAGGATAAATCTATTGAAAATCTGAAAATGAAATTGTATCCTGAACAAGATCGGGGTATCGAAGATATTCAGAATAAGAATATTGATTAG
- a CDS encoding YggT family protein, whose amino-acid sequence MVFIINIINYLFRIYSYIILARIFLSWVQIDHTNPIVRFIYKVTEPILAPFRIVISLGGMGIDLSPIIVFFLLNLLRTSLIRLIVNLYY is encoded by the coding sequence ATGGTATTTATTATTAATATAATTAATTATTTATTTAGAATATATAGTTACATTATTTTAGCCAGAATATTTTTATCCTGGGTACAGATTGATCATACCAATCCCATTGTCCGATTTATCTATAAAGTTACTGAGCCGATTTTGGCTCCTTTTCGTATAGTAATATCATTGGGTGGAATGGGGATTGATTTATCACCTATTATTGTCTTTTTTTTGCTTAATTTACTCAGGACATCTTTGATAAGACTTATTGTAAATTTATATTATTAA
- the phoU gene encoding phosphate signaling complex protein PhoU, with protein sequence MNKNNNEDKELITLFNGELSELRDSLREIFGLVLNSLEYSIQSLINQDQQLAQRVIDSDEKIDQMELDIEEQCLQLIALKHPVSKKLRVITCGMKAISELERVGDRAVNIAVASQYLSSKPLVKPLIDIPRMAEITQSMLKDSLDAYLSGKVDLAKSVWDQDRLVDQLNQQIFRELLTFMLEDPHTISRGIHLIFISDNLERIGDHATNLAERVVYIVNGERMKQRITPQEEMD encoded by the coding sequence ATGAATAAAAATAATAATGAAGATAAAGAATTGATAACATTATTTAATGGTGAATTGTCAGAGTTACGGGATAGTTTAAGAGAAATATTCGGCTTAGTATTGAATTCCTTAGAATACTCCATACAATCATTGATTAACCAAGACCAGCAACTGGCACAGCGGGTAATTGATAGTGATGAAAAGATTGATCAGATGGAGCTGGATATTGAAGAACAATGCCTACAATTAATTGCTTTAAAACACCCAGTATCTAAAAAATTACGTGTTATAACCTGTGGAATGAAAGCAATTTCTGAATTAGAGAGAGTTGGTGATAGAGCAGTAAATATTGCAGTAGCAAGCCAGTATCTGTCCTCAAAACCATTGGTCAAACCCTTAATTGATATTCCCAGGATGGCAGAAATAACGCAAAGTATGCTCAAAGATAGTCTTGATGCCTATTTGAGTGGGAAGGTTGATTTAGCGAAATCGGTCTGGGATCAGGATAGGTTGGTAGATCAGTTAAATCAGCAGATTTTTCGAGAGTTGCTTACTTTTATGCTAGAAGATCCTCATACCATCAGCAGGGGAATTCACCTTATTTTTATTTCCGATAATCTAGAAAGAATAGGTGATCATGCTACTAATTTAGCAGAGAGAGTGGTATATATTGTTAACGGGGAAAGAATGAAACAAAGAATAACACCTCAGGAAGAGATGGACTGA
- a CDS encoding ABC transporter ATP-binding protein gives MDNLLKIENLHINYGSIKALKGISLEVNPGEIVTVLGANGAGKSTLLRAISGLIPIHKGEMSFINKSLKNTEAYRIVIDGISHVPEGRRVFATLSVEENLNLGAFNRRSNRQLVLERKERVYNLFPILKQRKNQLAGTLSGGEQQMLAIGRGLMSDPKLLLLDEPSLGLAPILVKQIFKIIREINEQGVAILLVEQNARKALAISHRGYVLETGNITISGSSSELKNNKKVQEAYLGGAALQRNKNRIS, from the coding sequence ATGGATAATCTATTGAAAATTGAAAACCTTCATATTAATTATGGTTCCATTAAAGCGCTGAAAGGGATTTCCCTGGAGGTTAATCCGGGTGAGATTGTTACGGTTTTAGGAGCAAATGGTGCGGGTAAAAGCACATTATTAAGAGCCATATCCGGTTTAATACCTATTCACAAAGGGGAGATGTCTTTTATTAATAAATCATTAAAAAACACTGAAGCCTACCGCATTGTTATTGATGGAATTTCACATGTTCCGGAAGGCAGAAGGGTATTTGCTACCCTCTCTGTAGAAGAAAATTTAAATTTAGGAGCCTTTAACCGCCGAAGCAATCGACAACTTGTTTTAGAACGAAAAGAAAGGGTTTACAATCTCTTTCCCATTCTGAAACAGAGGAAAAATCAGTTAGCCGGTACTCTGTCTGGAGGAGAACAGCAGATGCTGGCAATTGGTAGGGGATTAATGAGTGATCCTAAACTTCTGCTTTTAGATGAACCTTCTCTGGGTTTAGCTCCTATATTGGTAAAGCAGATCTTTAAGATTATTAGAGAGATAAATGAACAAGGAGTTGCTATTCTATTGGTGGAGCAGAATGCCCGGAAAGCCCTGGCCATTTCTCACCGAGGTTATGTACTGGAAACCGGGAATATTACCATAAGTGGTTCTAGCTCAGAACTAAAGAATAACAAAAAAGTTCAGGAAGCCTATCTTGGTGGAGCGGCATTACAAAGAAATAAGAATAGAATAAGCTAA
- a CDS encoding ABC transporter ATP-binding protein — MTGKNDIILETKKLTKRFGGLIAVNQFDLKVIKGKISSIIGPNGAGKTTVFNVITGIYQPDGGEYFFKGERLFGLKPHQILFKGIARTFQNIRLFPNMTCLENVMAGQHARSSSGMWHSIFRTTSQLKEERRIMEIAENRLEQVGLSNHKHELAKNIAYGNQRMLEIARALASDPDLLILDEPSSGLNDKETEDLMSFLDNLLRDNLTILLIEHDMNVVMGISDLVTVMDEGKKIAEGKPEEIYNNPIVIEAYLGKEEEEEGYS; from the coding sequence ATGACGGGAAAAAATGATATTATACTGGAAACAAAGAAACTAACAAAACGTTTCGGTGGACTTATTGCTGTGAACCAGTTTGATTTAAAAGTCATTAAAGGTAAAATCAGCAGTATAATTGGTCCGAATGGTGCTGGTAAAACCACAGTATTTAATGTAATTACCGGTATTTATCAACCGGATGGTGGTGAATATTTCTTTAAAGGGGAAAGATTGTTTGGGCTCAAACCCCATCAAATATTATTCAAAGGCATTGCCCGTACTTTCCAAAATATCAGGCTGTTTCCAAATATGACCTGTCTGGAGAATGTTATGGCTGGTCAGCATGCCAGAAGTAGTTCAGGAATGTGGCACTCTATTTTTAGAACAACATCTCAGCTTAAAGAAGAACGGAGAATAATGGAAATTGCTGAGAATAGGTTAGAGCAGGTGGGTTTATCTAATCATAAACATGAACTGGCTAAGAATATTGCCTATGGTAACCAGAGAATGTTAGAGATTGCTCGAGCTCTAGCAAGTGATCCTGATTTATTAATATTAGATGAACCAAGTAGTGGTCTTAATGATAAAGAAACTGAAGATCTTATGAGTTTTTTAGATAATCTACTCAGAGATAATTTAACAATTTTGTTAATAGAACATGATATGAATGTAGTTATGGGGATTTCTGATTTGGTAACGGTAATGGATGAAGGTAAAAAAATTGCCGAAGGTAAGCCGGAAGAAATTTATAATAATCCCATTGTTATTGAAGCTTATTTAGGAAAAGAGGAAGAGGAGGAAGGCTATTCCTGA
- a CDS encoding branched-chain amino acid ABC transporter permease — MMAKSVNSQVNKFNIKSNWIVIIVIISFLLFPLVIKNDYIIDVAFFFGIYTLLGLSLNIVLGEVGLFDLGHMGFAAIGAYTTAILNTSFGIPVLLLLPISAITAAIFAYLVCSPIIHLRGDYLCIVTIGMGEIIRLTLLNNPFGLTGGPNGVFGICFPAIGSWLIIDNCLKFYYYVWIVVGLSVVALIRLQNSRIGRAWNYVREDVIAAEASGIDVRNYKLLAFVLGAALAGVAGSIYATKLMIVSPESFTFMESCLLFCIVLIGGMGSIPGIFIGAAAISLFPEIFQAFAQYRMLFFGAVMIIMMMFRPGGVWPRQRGRIQTTSILIGADQSEL, encoded by the coding sequence ATGATGGCAAAAAGTGTAAATAGTCAGGTAAATAAGTTTAATATAAAGAGTAATTGGATTGTTATTATAGTAATAATATCATTTCTTTTATTTCCCCTGGTGATAAAAAATGATTATATTATTGATGTAGCCTTTTTCTTTGGAATTTATACCTTATTAGGTCTTAGTTTAAATATTGTTTTGGGAGAGGTAGGTTTGTTTGATTTAGGGCATATGGGCTTTGCTGCTATTGGAGCATATACTACCGCTATCTTAAATACCAGTTTTGGAATCCCGGTATTGCTATTATTACCAATTAGTGCTATTACTGCCGCGATTTTTGCTTATCTGGTCTGTTCTCCCATCATTCATTTAAGGGGGGATTATTTATGTATTGTTACTATAGGCATGGGAGAAATTATTCGATTAACCTTGCTTAATAATCCCTTTGGCTTAACCGGTGGTCCAAATGGTGTTTTCGGAATTTGTTTTCCAGCCATAGGTAGCTGGTTGATAATAGATAATTGTCTGAAGTTTTATTATTATGTTTGGATTGTAGTTGGACTCAGTGTTGTGGCTTTAATTAGACTGCAGAATTCTAGAATCGGCAGAGCATGGAATTATGTTCGAGAAGATGTAATTGCAGCAGAGGCATCTGGAATTGATGTTAGAAATTACAAATTATTAGCTTTTGTACTAGGTGCTGCTTTAGCAGGAGTAGCCGGGAGTATTTATGCCACCAAACTAATGATTGTTTCCCCAGAGAGTTTTACCTTTATGGAATCATGTTTGTTATTTTGCATAGTGTTAATAGGCGGGATGGGTTCCATTCCAGGTATATTTATTGGGGCAGCTGCCATTTCTCTTTTCCCTGAGATATTTCAAGCCTTTGCTCAATATCGTATGCTTTTCTTTGGAGCAGTAATGATTATAATGATGATGTTTAGGCCTGGAGGCGTGTGGCCTAGACAGAGGGGAAGAATTCAAACTACATCAATTTTAATAGGAGCTGACCAGAGTGAATTATAA
- a CDS encoding branched-chain amino acid ABC transporter permease: MKIIIEQLLNGLTIGSFYSLIAMGYSMVYGVMKLINFAHGDFFTFGSYLGYTLLVMGISYVTSTLGVWGGMIAAMLIAAIGTGILGIVVERIAYRPIYPAGRLPAVVSALGASIFIQNAIMVIWGPRPQAYTSEVIPGYILNIAGFRINILQIIILLLSFLLMGILYYIVQKTTFGAAIRASALDRETAALMGININLIIFFIFALGPALGGTAGVMVGMYYRKISFIMGWNFGLKAFTATILGGIGNIPGAMIGGLILGVLEMLGSTYVSTAYKDVFVFLVLILVLIFRPTGILGEKIAEKV; encoded by the coding sequence ATGAAAATAATTATTGAACAGCTATTAAATGGATTAACCATTGGATCATTTTATTCCTTGATTGCTATGGGCTATTCAATGGTTTATGGAGTGATGAAATTAATTAATTTTGCCCATGGTGATTTCTTTACCTTTGGTTCCTATTTGGGATACACTTTATTAGTAATGGGGATATCCTATGTTACTTCTACCTTAGGCGTATGGGGCGGTATGATTGCGGCTATGTTAATAGCCGCAATCGGAACCGGTATTTTAGGTATAGTGGTGGAAAGAATTGCCTATCGCCCCATATACCCAGCTGGCAGATTACCAGCAGTGGTATCGGCCTTAGGTGCCTCAATTTTTATTCAAAATGCCATTATGGTTATTTGGGGGCCACGTCCACAGGCTTATACCTCTGAGGTTATTCCAGGATACATATTAAATATTGCTGGTTTTAGAATTAATATATTACAAATAATTATTTTGCTTCTCTCTTTTCTGTTAATGGGAATTCTATATTATATTGTTCAAAAAACCACCTTTGGTGCTGCTATCAGAGCTTCAGCCTTAGACAGGGAGACGGCTGCTTTAATGGGTATAAACATTAATTTAATCATCTTTTTTATCTTTGCCCTTGGCCCTGCTTTAGGAGGAACTGCTGGTGTAATGGTAGGTATGTATTATCGCAAGATTAGTTTTATTATGGGTTGGAATTTTGGTTTAAAAGCTTTTACTGCTACAATTTTAGGTGGTATTGGCAATATTCCTGGAGCAATGATTGGGGGATTAATTCTAGGGGTACTGGAAATGCTTGGTTCAACTTATGTTTCAACCGCTTATAAAGATGTATTTGTTTTTTTAGTCTTAATATTGGTATTAATCTTTAGGCCAACCGGTATTCTTGGTGAAAAAATTGCTGAGAAGGTGTAG
- a CDS encoding branched-chain amino acid ABC transporter substrate-binding protein yields the protein MNRMKHILTIVMILSVCFSINVLAQQPPVVIGLQGPLTGAEAIEGEMAKQSVETAAKMVNEKGGVLGGRMIKIEVVDDACQPRAGALAAMKLVSMKEVVAAIATYGSSVTQPASDIYEKFKKVNIAYGATVTHLSERGLQYFFRTCGRTDTQGIFFAEEVVPYFKAKRVAIMHDNTSFALGLAEEARNAALAVGNIDVVYFDAITPGESDYTVPLTKLRETNPEVFYFTGYFPEAGLIIRQAREIGIDAVFVGGDAAINEDFIRIAGLEYAAGCYMTQEALIEYFTNPEAMEFKAKYQEAYGSLPSSPWPVYAADALMVLAEAIDKSGSTDSEALVNYLKNEMTEFPSITGPIGFDEKGDRVGTGINLYVVNTDGNYSIVKI from the coding sequence ATGAATAGAATGAAACATATTTTAACTATTGTGATGATTTTAAGCGTATGTTTTTCCATTAATGTTTTGGCGCAACAACCACCGGTAGTGATTGGATTACAGGGACCCCTTACCGGTGCCGAAGCCATTGAAGGAGAAATGGCTAAACAAAGTGTAGAGACTGCAGCTAAGATGGTTAACGAAAAAGGCGGTGTTTTAGGTGGTAGGATGATTAAGATTGAAGTAGTGGATGACGCCTGTCAACCGAGAGCAGGAGCATTGGCAGCTATGAAATTGGTTTCCATGAAGGAAGTAGTGGCAGCTATTGCTACTTATGGTTCTTCTGTAACGCAGCCTGCTTCAGATATTTATGAAAAATTTAAGAAGGTCAATATTGCCTATGGAGCAACTGTTACTCATTTATCAGAAAGAGGACTACAATATTTCTTCCGTACCTGTGGCAGAACAGATACACAAGGGATATTCTTTGCTGAGGAAGTGGTGCCTTATTTTAAAGCCAAAAGAGTGGCAATTATGCATGATAATACCTCCTTCGCTTTGGGTTTAGCAGAAGAGGCACGAAATGCTGCACTAGCAGTTGGTAATATTGATGTAGTTTACTTTGATGCTATTACTCCTGGAGAATCTGATTATACAGTTCCCTTAACCAAGTTGAGAGAAACAAATCCGGAAGTCTTTTATTTCACAGGATATTTCCCCGAAGCAGGTCTCATTATAAGACAGGCTAGAGAAATTGGTATTGATGCTGTCTTTGTAGGAGGAGATGCTGCCATTAATGAAGATTTCATAAGAATAGCAGGTTTAGAATACGCTGCCGGATGTTATATGACTCAGGAAGCCTTAATAGAATATTTCACCAATCCAGAAGCTATGGAATTTAAAGCCAAATATCAAGAGGCATATGGCAGCTTACCTTCCAGTCCTTGGCCTGTTTATGCTGCTGATGCTTTAATGGTGTTGGCAGAAGCAATTGATAAGAGCGGTTCTACCGATTCTGAGGCATTGGTGAATTACTTGAAGAATGAAATGACAGAATTCCCCAGCATTACCGGACCAATCGGATTTGACGAAAAAGGCGATCGAGTTGGCACCGGAATCAATCTCTATGTTGTTAATACTGACGGAAACTACTCAATAGTGAAAATATAA